TGGCCCGACTTTTCGAAGCCGGCGATCGCGCCCAATTCGGCGACGCGGCGCTTGAGATAGGAGTGGCCTGTTTTCCAGTAGTCGGTCTTGGCGCCATTGGCGGCCAGCACCTTGTCGGTGTTGAATAGGCCCGTCGACTTCACGTCGACGACAAAGGTGGAATTCGGGTACAGGCCTGAAATGTCGCGCGCGAGCATGACACCGACCTTGTCGGCGAAGATCTCGTTGCCCTCATTGTCGACCACGCCGCAACGGTCACCATCGCCATCGAAGCCGAGTCCGACATCGGCGCCTGTTTCCAGCACCTTGTCCCTGATCGCATGCAGCATCTGCATGTCCTCGGGGTTGGGGTTGTAGCGCGGGAACGAATGGTCGAGCTCGATGTCGAGCGGGATGACCTCGCAGCCGATGCGCTCCAGCGCTTCCGGCGCAAAGGCCCCTGCCGTGCCGTTGCCGCAGGCGGCGACGACGCGCAGCTTGCGCGTGACGTGTTTGCCGGCAACGAGGTCGTCGATATAGGTCTTGCGGAAATGGGGCACGAACTCGTATGTGCCGCCACCGATCAGGTCGAAATCGCCATTGAGCACGACCTCCTTCAGCGCCGACATTTCGTCCGGCCCGAAGGTCAGTGGCCGCTGCGCTCCCATTTTCACGCCGGTCCAGCCGTTCTCGTTATGCGAAGCGGTGACCATGGCCACAGACGGCGTGTCGAGTGCGAACTGGGCCAAGTAGGCCATCGGCGAAAGCGCAAGGCCGATGTCCTTGACGCGGGCGCCCGCCGCCAGAAGCCCCGCCACCAGCGCCAGCTTGATCGACATCGAGTAGGAGCGGAAATCGTGGCCGACGACGATGTCAGGTCCCGCGCCGAGACGCCGGATCAACGTGCCGATGCCCATGCCCAAAGCCTGGACGCCGATAAGGTTGAGTTCCGGCTCCTTTGCCGAGCTCGGATGGCCAAACCACCAGCGCGCGTCGTACTCACGAAAACCGGTCGGCTTGACCAGTGGGAGCGTCTCGAATTCGAACGTGTTGGGAGATGCTTGGGCGACTGGCTTGAAATTCACGTCTGCACTCCGGCGCCATGGCTGCGCATAGATTCTGTTCGCGATCGAATACCGCAAGATCGGGGCACTGTCCCCTCCCGCCACGGCAGCAAAAAGGCTTAAAAGCACAACAAGATTACTCACTTGCGAAAAATTGCGCCAGTCGAACCTTTGGCGCTTGCAGGAACCCGAACCGGCGGCTATAAGCCCGCCCACTGGTCACGGAGTGTAGCGCAGCCTGGTAGCGCACATCGTTCGGGACGATGGGGTCGCAGGTTCGAATCCTGCCACTCCGACCAGAAAAATCCCGAAATCACAATTCCTTAGACCGAAGCGCCAGAGACCGGCTTTTCGCGTGCTTGCAACTCCTGGCAGCACTGCGCCAGAATTCTCGACTGACGCTGGCAAGATTTCCAAGACCAGCGCGTACTATTCACAAGACGGCAATCAAGAGTTGCACACTACCTGCTGCAAGAAGATGGACACGCGTCATCTACGCGTGATGTCTGACAATTCATGCCGCACCTCATACGAATTGTTGATTGTTTTAAGCAGATTTTGGTATCGGCATTGAACCATTCTTGATCATTCGTCACCGCGAAGCGCCATATTAGCAAATCGATAATCTTCTGCGCTCACTCTGTCCTTGATCTTGCTTATCTCTGATCATCGAGGCCGAAGATCTTGGCAAAAGCCAAACAGGTGGCATATGACTGGGCATAATTACTTTGTGTACAAACAATATTTCAGGGAGCTAACGGCACGCAGGACGTCTGAGGCATGGCGCTCGTGCCGACAGCACTGCAAGCTCGGAGCAGACGGTTCGAGGCCGCATACCGAACGGGTTGGGCTGGACAGATGGCAAAGGAACCTGCTTCGCGGACGACCGCCTGACAGCAAATTCCTTCAGTCGAAATCCGGTACTTCGGCAATAGAGTTTGCAATTGTCGCACCGATCTTCATCCTTCTTGTTTTCGGGATGATTGCCTACGGGATCTACTTCGGCGCCCTGCATTCCGTCCAGCAGATGGCAGCCGATGCAGCCCGCACTGCCATCGGCGGGCTCAACGAAGCCGAGCGCAAGACGCTCGCGCAGAGATACATCGATCTCAACGGCGACGGCTACGTCCTCATCGACAAATCAAAACTGACGGTCGACGCCAAAGACAACGTCAATGACAGCGAACAATTCGTTGTCTCTGTGAGCTACGACGCTCGTCAGCTTCCGATCTGGAACCTGCTTCCTATGCTGCCGATGCCGGAGCAGACCATCAAACGCAGTTCGACAATTCGGGTGGGGGGCATCTGAATGTTCAAAGCAATTCTCAGCAGACTGGTTGAGTTCCGCAGCTCGAAAAAAGGCAACATGGCAACGATGTTTGCCCT
The nucleotide sequence above comes from Aminobacter aminovorans. Encoded proteins:
- a CDS encoding phosphomannomutase/phosphoglucomutase codes for the protein MNFKPVAQASPNTFEFETLPLVKPTGFREYDARWWFGHPSSAKEPELNLIGVQALGMGIGTLIRRLGAGPDIVVGHDFRSYSMSIKLALVAGLLAAGARVKDIGLALSPMAYLAQFALDTPSVAMVTASHNENGWTGVKMGAQRPLTFGPDEMSALKEVVLNGDFDLIGGGTYEFVPHFRKTYIDDLVAGKHVTRKLRVVAACGNGTAGAFAPEALERIGCEVIPLDIELDHSFPRYNPNPEDMQMLHAIRDKVLETGADVGLGFDGDGDRCGVVDNEGNEIFADKVGVMLARDISGLYPNSTFVVDVKSTGLFNTDKVLAANGAKTDYWKTGHSYLKRRVAELGAIAGFEKSGHFFFNPPIGRGYDDGIVTAIAVCQMLDRSPGKSMADLYRDLPLTYGTPTMSPHCDDELKYGVVDKVVADFEAMKRNGETFAGQRIVDLVTVNGVRVVAEDGTWGLVRASSNKPELVVVVESPVSSERRREMFEAVDAVLRRNPSVGAYNQTF
- a CDS encoding TadE/TadG family type IV pilus assembly protein, producing the protein MTGHNYFVYKQYFRELTARRTSEAWRSCRQHCKLGADGSRPHTERVGLDRWQRNLLRGRPPDSKFLQSKSGTSAIEFAIVAPIFILLVFGMIAYGIYFGALHSVQQMAADAARTAIGGLNEAERKTLAQRYIDLNGDGYVLIDKSKLTVDAKDNVNDSEQFVVSVSYDARQLPIWNLLPMLPMPEQTIKRSSTIRVGGI